In Ciona intestinalis unplaced genomic scaffold, KH HT001051.1, whole genome shotgun sequence, the sequence TATTgatcaataaaacataacgTTTAGGTGCCataggacacatacacccacaattgTGGCaacaacaagccttgaactcgGTATCCTTTGATAATGATGCAAGCTACcaaccactgagccatggcTGGGGATAAGTAGCACTATTTTAgttataatttaagtttttaaaaagtgaataTTTACCGCTTTGTGCATTTCCGAATCAGGATGGTAAAATATAAGCCTCGCATATCCAGTGAGCTCAGCTTCATCAAACTCATAATAAAAGGTGTTTTCCTCCATGATAACAGTTGCAGGTGGTACATCATTTCCTTCATTATCagcatgtatatatgtatggtCAACTTTGAGATAGGTCTGGTTCTTGCTGGGGTTATATTTAAGCTCCCTGTATTGAGGTGGCCGCATATTCTCTTCTTTGTAAGTTGTACCTGggaaatattttctaaattaacAATTGAGCTTAAATTTAACGTTCTGTTTCTAAGgtaatgtaacttttacaaaaaaattataacaaacttATAGTGGCAACcttataatgttatatttaagcAGAGAAAATCAGCTGCTTTAGTTATAgtaggacgggacacctttagcatataatatccaaatattctgatcgtgttttaaacgattaacacaGTTTATGGGGAATCCagaaatacagttttatgtttctttgaatgttctttgtttactaccaaatcggacgagaaaacagaatgaaaaggtgtctcatctttccccaccctattatatgttaaacaaGCTATTCCATTTTTCATAAAAGATTAACAGACATAATTGGTGTAATACCTGCAGCAGCTGCAAGTAACAATGAACTAGAACCTCCCAATCCACCAGCGTTAATAAACTTCCCACCATACTGATATCTCCATCTACATTTCACTGCAATCCTTCCACCAGCACCACCATAACCACTACCGGAACCACCAAGGCCACCTCGGACGTTGATCTCACCTGATGGGGAAATTagttataaagttacatacttgtaATAATTCAAGAGTTTATGAAGagatatagaaaaaaaacctTGTTAATGGGTTTGAAACAATGTTGATATAAATAAT encodes:
- the LOC104266235 gene encoding glycine-rich cell wall structural protein 2-like, which codes for MDNSGHAAELGVGAGRTTSSNTGSGGGHGGQGGGPSPNFGGAAYDSIYTPTQLGSGGGNAGTVKGGPGGGYLHWKVGKLLELNGILRASGGNALGPNAGGGSGGSILIETTNITGHGEINVRGGLGGSGSGYGGAGGRIAVKCRWRYQYGGKFINAGGLGGSSSLLLAAAAGTTYKEENMRPPQYRELKYNPSKNQTYLKVDHTYIHADNEGNDVPPATVIMEENTFYYEFDEAELTGYARLIFYHPDSEMHKA